A genomic stretch from Brassica oleracea var. oleracea cultivar TO1000 unplaced genomic scaffold, BOL UnpScaffold01516, whole genome shotgun sequence includes:
- the LOC106321385 gene encoding protein LURP-one-related 11-like, giving the protein MQIFRRPCETKAWQNRICPAETMVKIHPDRKTLSTGEETSSPYLTTEKESFTIWMKSLVFNTNGCTVFDSKGNIIYRVDNYNSKSCREVDLMDLHGRVLLTLRRQKFGLFKTWEGYRSPTGTAESATNLDYFRVKNNMFKIPSKDSSSSYRVTTGSCRNDEEYCYKMVTRGSSLGIEESCGRLVAEVKRKQSRNGLELGDDVLTMMVESQVDHSFIIGLVLTHSLINCKL; this is encoded by the exons atgcaaaTATTCCGACGACCTTGCGAGACAAAAGCTTGGCAGAACCGAATCTGTCCAGCGGAAACTATGGTGAAGATTCATCCCGACCGGAAAACCCTCAGCACCGGAGAAGAAACAAGCTCGCCGTACTTGACGACGGAGAAAGAGAGTTTCACGATTTGGATGAAGTCGTTGGTGTTCAATACAAACGGCTGCACCGTCTTCGATTCAAAAGGGAATATAATTTATCGTGTCGATAATTATAATTCTAAGAGCTGCCGTGAAGTTGACCTAATGGATTTACACGGTCGTGTCTTGTTGACCTTACGTAGACAG AAGTTTGGATTATTCAAAACCTGGGAAGGATACAGATCACCGACGGGGACAGCTgaatcagcaacaaacttagaCTATTTTCGAgtgaaaaataatatgtttaagaTTCCTAGTAAAGATTCATCTTCTTCGTATAGAGTCACAACGGGGTCGTGTAGAAACGATGAAGAATATTGTTATAAGATGGTAACTCGGGGATCAAGTTTAGGAATCGAGGAGAGTTGTGGAAGACTTGTGGCAGAAGTGAAGAGAAAACAATCGAGGAATGGTTTGGAGTTAGGAGATGATGTTTTGACGATGATGGTTGAGTCACAAGTTGATCACTCTTTCATCATCGGACTTGTTTTAACTCATAGTCTTATCAACTGTAAACTGtaa